The genome window AGGCCCTTCGTCGTGGAATATCTTGTTGTAAATCGGCGATCTAGGGAGTTTCAAACAGTGACAATGGCCGGGATAGTTTTGATTCTGCACCCATAGTCGGATTAAATTTTCGATTAATCGATGTGACCGCCTGGTCGCATTATTAATGGATCGATCCAGCTTTTGCGCTGCCCGGCCTGCCCCAGATCGCCCCGCTGACGAAGCGTTGAATCCCCATGCCGCATTAGAATCGTTGCTCACGATTCCGGACGCTCCGCCCGGACGACTCGATCGCCGCATCCACATGCTTTCGTTCTCCCGCAATACCGTCTACCCGGCTGGCGCCGGCTTGCCTGCATCGGAACGGCTGGGCGCGTTGCTGGCCGTCATGCTGGCGGTCTGCATGGCCAGTCTGGATACCGCCATCGCCAATACGGCGCTACCCACCATCGCGCGTGATCTACAGGCCAGCGACGCGGGTTCCATCTGGGTCATCAGCGGTTATCAACTGGCCATGGTGGCCGGCTTGCTGCCTGCGGCCGCCCTTGGCGAAATCCTGGGCCACCGGCGCGTGTACATCGTGGGGTTGGTGGTATTTACGCTCTCGTCATTGGCTTGCGGCTTGGCGCCATCGCTGCCATCGCTGGTGGTCGCGCGTATTCTGCAAGGCCTGGGCGCGGCCGGCGTCATGAGCGTAAACGGCGCACTGCTACGCTTTATCTACCCCTCTCACATGCTGGGCCGTGGCTTGGGGTTGAACGCCATGGTGGTGGGCCTGTCTTTTGCGGCGGGTCCGACGGCGGCTTCGGCCATCCTGGTCTTCGGATCATGGCATTGGCTGTTTTTGATCAACGTGCCCATCGGCATCGTGGCGGCGGTACTGGGTCTGCGCGGCCTGCCCGAGACGGCGCGGGCGCCGCATGGCTTTGACGGTTTGGCGGCCTTGCTGTGTGCGTTGACCTTGGGCCTGTTCGTACTGGGTTCAAACGAACTGGCACACAGCGCGCCCTGGCCGCGTGTGGCGCTTGAATGGGGCGGCGCGATCGCCAGCCTGTGGCTGCTGATGCGCAGGCAAGCAGGACACCCCGCGCCGATTCTGGCGGTGGACCTGTTGCGGCGGCCCTTGTTCGCTCTGTCCGCTGCCACAGCCGTGTGCGCCTTCGCGGCACAGGCGCTGGCCTTCGTGTCGTTGCCCTTTCTGTTCCAAACCGTCTTGGGATACAGCCAAATCCACACCGGCTTTCTGATTACGCCCTGGCCTGTGGTGGTCGCCATCATGGCGCCCATCGCTGGCCGGCTGTCCGACCATTATCCTGCTGGCATTCTTGGCGGCGTCGGGCTTGCGCTATTAGCGTTGGGCATGGTGCTGCTTGCGCTGATGCCCCCCACGCCGTCGGTCCTGGACATCTGCTGGCGCATGGCCATCTGCGGCGCGGGATTC of Achromobacter seleniivolatilans contains these proteins:
- a CDS encoding MFS transporter, which gives rise to MLSFSRNTVYPAGAGLPASERLGALLAVMLAVCMASLDTAIANTALPTIARDLQASDAGSIWVISGYQLAMVAGLLPAAALGEILGHRRVYIVGLVVFTLSSLACGLAPSLPSLVVARILQGLGAAGVMSVNGALLRFIYPSHMLGRGLGLNAMVVGLSFAAGPTAASAILVFGSWHWLFLINVPIGIVAAVLGLRGLPETARAPHGFDGLAALLCALTLGLFVLGSNELAHSAPWPRVALEWGGAIASLWLLMRRQAGHPAPILAVDLLRRPLFALSAATAVCAFAAQALAFVSLPFLFQTVLGYSQIHTGFLITPWPVVVAIMAPIAGRLSDHYPAGILGGVGLALLALGMVLLALMPPTPSVLDICWRMAICGAGFGFFQSPNLRAIMTSAPASRAGGASGMIGTVRLLGQATGAALVAACFNVSTTHGAIAALWLGGLCAALACVASFSRLRFDASEPAQATTTRQP